A part of Geothrix oryzae genomic DNA contains:
- a CDS encoding TonB-dependent receptor — translation MTGLRLRYLSLLLASGAVLTAQTTGALQGRVLDPKGRPVAGARVAIGGQALQGGRTTVTDESGAYRFGLLPPGPCTLTATKEGLNTAKAQLQVGLDRTSTVDLVMNAVASATVEVLETNTSVDLKATTVGSNYTAEAISKLNVSRDFANIALLAPGVSQDNAGFKVYGSTGAENSFVVDGINATDVEFGTKGKKVPMEFIQEFQVKTGGYEAEYGKAMGGIINVITKSGGNEFTGDVFVYSEGAILKTGNKHQNDGNLSKPLLIEDKTLELGFDVGGAIIKDRLWFFVAYDRRKENQTYGIRLGPEAGQHAPQDSTRDLFAGKLTWRFSESQSLIASIVGDPETITGAVKSPQGGIGTWDGQNKVGGTDLSLRYEVTGERWFGQLQVSRHQQSSSILPGVGGNQIQLVDQAGGGAQSGGFGRWDDKKFTRDNITGSITGFLGSHELKAGFDLQSDSADIRRSFTGGQLVTLLADDGLGTATSKVYSHYWWTTAAGQVSPTFDAPSIVFASKPKHDSQSFFIQDKWSALPSLTVNLGARIDQTDIKDQFGAKVISLKDEWAPRLGVIWDFRGKGQDKVYASFSRYFEQVPLDLVIRSFSVERNPTTYNFSPTAYASDPAAEALIGSSASIVGSYVEPVDSNLKGSYTDEIILGAETTFRDRYIFGAKFIRRYLGRAIEDGLDVNSPLGDYFIMNPGVSSPAGVTYPKAVRDYKGLELSAQRKFANHHSWQLSYLWSRLEGNYEGAYQGIGGADGTGQLDPNINSAFDLPEFIVNSYGKLSGDRTHQVKANGAYEWDSGLTLGLSFTYQTGTPISRLGYHDGYGRYELFLVERGTEGRSPDTARLDVNLAYTLKLANKHRLRFVVEATNLLDSQTATVIDQRYNFAQADVGQSNPNYRNPFSFQAPRSIRLGIRYSF, via the coding sequence ATGACCGGCCTGCGCTTGCGCTATCTGTCCTTGCTCCTTGCCTCCGGGGCCGTGCTGACGGCTCAGACGACCGGAGCGCTTCAGGGTCGGGTGCTGGATCCCAAGGGACGGCCCGTGGCCGGGGCGCGGGTGGCCATCGGCGGCCAGGCCCTCCAGGGCGGGCGGACGACGGTGACGGACGAATCCGGCGCCTATCGGTTCGGCCTGCTGCCGCCGGGTCCCTGCACGCTTACGGCGACGAAGGAGGGTTTGAACACGGCGAAGGCCCAACTCCAGGTCGGACTCGACCGCACCTCCACGGTGGACCTGGTTATGAACGCCGTCGCCAGCGCCACCGTCGAAGTGCTCGAAACGAACACCTCTGTCGACCTGAAGGCCACGACCGTCGGTTCCAACTACACGGCCGAGGCGATTTCAAAGCTCAATGTCTCCAGAGATTTCGCGAACATCGCCCTGCTGGCCCCCGGCGTGAGCCAGGACAATGCCGGGTTCAAGGTCTATGGCTCCACCGGGGCGGAAAATAGCTTCGTCGTGGATGGCATCAATGCCACGGATGTGGAGTTCGGCACCAAGGGCAAGAAGGTGCCCATGGAATTCATCCAGGAATTCCAGGTGAAGACGGGCGGATACGAGGCCGAGTACGGCAAGGCCATGGGCGGCATCATCAATGTCATCACCAAGTCCGGGGGCAACGAGTTCACCGGCGATGTGTTCGTCTATTCCGAAGGCGCCATCCTCAAGACGGGCAACAAGCACCAGAACGACGGAAACCTGTCCAAGCCGCTGCTGATCGAGGACAAGACGCTTGAGCTGGGCTTCGATGTGGGCGGGGCCATCATCAAGGACCGGCTCTGGTTCTTCGTCGCCTATGACCGGCGAAAAGAGAACCAGACCTACGGCATCCGCCTGGGGCCCGAGGCGGGCCAGCACGCTCCGCAGGACTCCACCCGCGATCTCTTCGCAGGCAAGCTCACATGGCGTTTCTCGGAGAGCCAGAGCCTCATCGCCTCCATCGTCGGCGACCCGGAGACCATCACGGGCGCCGTGAAATCTCCCCAGGGCGGCATCGGCACCTGGGATGGCCAGAACAAGGTGGGCGGCACGGACCTGAGCCTGCGCTACGAGGTCACCGGCGAGCGGTGGTTCGGTCAGCTCCAGGTGAGCCGCCACCAGCAATCCAGCTCGATCCTGCCCGGCGTGGGCGGCAACCAGATCCAGCTGGTGGACCAGGCGGGCGGGGGCGCCCAGAGCGGCGGTTTCGGCCGCTGGGACGACAAGAAGTTCACGCGGGACAACATCACCGGATCCATCACGGGCTTCCTGGGCTCCCACGAGCTGAAGGCCGGATTCGACCTGCAGTCCGACTCGGCGGACATCCGCCGGAGCTTCACGGGCGGTCAGCTGGTGACCCTCCTGGCGGATGACGGCCTGGGCACCGCCACCTCGAAGGTGTACTCGCACTACTGGTGGACCACCGCCGCCGGCCAGGTTTCACCGACCTTCGACGCGCCCAGCATCGTCTTCGCCTCCAAGCCCAAGCACGACAGCCAGTCCTTCTTCATCCAGGACAAGTGGTCGGCCCTGCCGTCCCTGACGGTGAACCTGGGGGCCCGCATCGACCAGACGGACATCAAGGACCAGTTCGGCGCCAAGGTCATCTCGCTGAAGGACGAGTGGGCGCCCCGCCTGGGCGTGATCTGGGACTTCCGCGGCAAGGGGCAGGACAAGGTCTATGCGAGCTTCTCCCGCTACTTCGAGCAGGTTCCCCTGGATCTGGTGATCCGCTCCTTCAGTGTCGAGCGGAACCCCACGACCTACAACTTCAGCCCCACCGCCTACGCGTCCGATCCCGCGGCCGAGGCGCTCATTGGCTCATCCGCCTCCATCGTGGGGTCCTATGTCGAGCCCGTGGACAGCAACCTCAAGGGGTCGTACACGGATGAGATCATCCTCGGCGCGGAAACCACCTTCCGGGACCGCTATATCTTCGGCGCCAAGTTCATCCGCCGCTACCTGGGCCGCGCCATCGAGGATGGCCTGGATGTGAACTCCCCCCTCGGCGACTACTTCATCATGAACCCCGGCGTCAGCTCCCCGGCAGGCGTCACCTATCCGAAGGCCGTGCGGGACTACAAGGGACTGGAGCTTTCCGCCCAGCGGAAGTTCGCCAACCACCACAGCTGGCAGCTCAGCTACCTCTGGAGCCGCCTCGAGGGCAACTACGAGGGGGCCTACCAGGGCATCGGCGGAGCGGATGGCACGGGCCAGCTGGATCCCAACATCAACAGCGCCTTCGACCTTCCGGAATTCATCGTGAACAGCTACGGAAAGCTGAGTGGCGACCGCACCCACCAGGTGAAGGCCAACGGCGCCTACGAGTGGGATTCCGGGCTCACCCTCGGCCTCTCCTTCACCTACCAGACGGGCACGCCCATCAGCCGCCTGGGCTACCACGACGGCTATGGGCGCTATGAGCTGTTCCTGGTGGAGCGCGGCACCGAGGGGCGCTCGCCTGACACCGCGCGGCTCGATGTGAACCTGGCCTACACCTTGAAGCTGGCCAACAAACACCGCCTCCGGTTCGTGGTGGAGGCGACCAACCTGCTGGATTCGCAGACGGCCACGGTCATCGATCAGCGCTACAACTTCGCCCAGGCCGATGTGGGCCAGTCCAACCCGAACTACCGGAACCCCTTCTCCTTCCAGGCGCCGCGGTCGATCCGCCTGGGCATCCGCTACAGCTTCTGA
- the gatC gene encoding Asp-tRNA(Asn)/Glu-tRNA(Gln) amidotransferase subunit GatC produces the protein MEVTREDVLRCAALAHLSLQEEEVEPMRTAMARMLTHAASLDELPLDQVEPMLAGLDHPLPRRGDEPRETFTQAQALANAPDQDHGQFVVPKVL, from the coding sequence ATGGAAGTCACCCGCGAGGATGTCCTGCGCTGCGCCGCCTTGGCCCACCTGAGCCTGCAGGAGGAAGAGGTCGAACCCATGCGCACGGCCATGGCCCGGATGCTCACCCATGCGGCCAGCCTGGACGAACTCCCCCTCGACCAGGTGGAGCCCATGCTCGCCGGCCTGGACCATCCCCTGCCCCGCCGGGGGGACGAGCCGCGCGAGACCTTCACCCAGGCCCAGGCCCTGGCGAATGCGCCCGACCAGGACCATGGGCAGTTCGTGGTGCCGAAGGTGCTTTAG
- the tsaD gene encoding tRNA (adenosine(37)-N6)-threonylcarbamoyltransferase complex transferase subunit TsaD produces the protein MPSYTIPMLILGLESSCDDCSAAVVEETAAGPVLRSLVRESQDAIHGPFGGVVPELAAREHLLQVRAVMAAALAQAGVGLTGLDRIAVTRGPGLVGSLLATFSASKAAAWRHGLPWVGVHHLLGHLNAARFAAPDLPFPALVLLVSGGHTHLYLAKDWTSLQLLQKTRDDAAGEAFDKTARMLNLGYPGGPVVDACAQAAPRTAEPFTPPKFRDGKASWSFSGLKTGVKLRVERNPRLAEAGAADPEVQGLCRSLQEAISTWLLKPLPALAQEHSARSLVISGGVACNSRLRSEAARLAARAGLRLAIPEPRLCTDNGAMIAAAGALLTPEGDPWIQNADADLKLGA, from the coding sequence TTGCCAAGTTACACTATCCCGATGCTGATCCTGGGCCTGGAATCCTCGTGCGACGACTGCTCCGCCGCCGTGGTGGAAGAAACGGCCGCAGGCCCCGTCCTCCGGTCCCTGGTGCGCGAGAGCCAGGATGCCATCCACGGCCCCTTCGGCGGCGTGGTGCCGGAGCTGGCGGCGCGGGAACACCTGCTGCAGGTGCGCGCCGTGATGGCCGCGGCCCTGGCGCAGGCGGGGGTCGGCCTGACCGGTCTGGACCGCATCGCCGTCACCCGGGGACCGGGCCTCGTGGGCAGCCTCCTGGCCACCTTCAGCGCCAGCAAGGCCGCGGCCTGGCGTCACGGCCTCCCATGGGTGGGCGTCCATCACCTGCTGGGGCACCTGAACGCCGCCCGCTTCGCGGCCCCGGACCTGCCCTTCCCCGCGCTGGTGCTGCTGGTCTCCGGCGGCCACACGCACCTCTACCTGGCGAAGGACTGGACCTCGCTCCAGCTGCTCCAGAAGACCCGGGATGACGCCGCCGGCGAGGCCTTCGACAAGACCGCCCGCATGCTGAACCTGGGCTATCCGGGCGGCCCGGTGGTGGATGCCTGCGCCCAGGCCGCACCCCGCACGGCCGAACCCTTCACGCCGCCGAAGTTCCGCGATGGCAAGGCCTCCTGGAGCTTCTCGGGACTGAAGACCGGTGTGAAGCTGCGGGTGGAGCGCAACCCCCGCCTGGCCGAGGCCGGGGCCGCCGATCCTGAGGTGCAGGGCCTCTGCCGCAGCCTTCAGGAGGCCATCTCGACCTGGCTGTTGAAGCCCCTTCCGGCGCTGGCTCAGGAACACAGCGCCCGGAGCCTGGTGATCAGCGGCGGCGTGGCCTGCAATTCACGGCTGCGGAGTGAAGCCGCCCGCCTGGCCGCACGCGCGGGCCTGAGGCTCGCCATCCCCGAGCCGCGCTTGTGCACCGACAACGGGGCCATGATCGCCGCCGCCGGAGCGCTGCTGACGCCCGAGGGCGACCCCTGGATCCAGAACGCCGACGCCGACCTGAAACTGGGAGCCTGA
- the priA gene encoding replication restart helicase PriA, which translates to MNLAPTRVQLNRPLPPLTYLAPEGLPAGVRVRVRVRNSLAVGLAMGPDPTPPAAKLRPIEAVLDPFPLLPPKLRELQAFAARYYGCLEAHLLPLSLPQAMLPNWEADEDGQRLSFHRERGAWPVLADLGEAWHRDPGILPTLLHRAGLRGAGFTEVRLTGAPHPPRVTPAQAKVLLALEEAGGALMEPDLLEAAGVGATVLGTLEKRGLLARMKRVDLLGQRREAGVDRTVTLNEEQQVALEAVALGAFGVHLLHGVTGSGKTEVYLALAERVLAEGRRVLWLVPEIGLTARLLDRLEARFPGRIAVGHAGLNAGEKHGDVVRLLFNGADLFVGVRNAALAPLRDIGLIIVDEEHEGSYKSEEHPRIHARDLAIKRAQLEGCPIVLGSATPSLESWQAAQSGRYGLLRLRQRPAGITLPTVEIVDLRDVYRQLRRKVILAPPLMQALTETVAKGEQALLLLNRRGYENFWMCRACGKTLGCPHCAISLTYHRGDYRLRCHLCGHETVPPEACPDCGADHLRGVGEGTEQVEEHLNQLFPTARILRLDRDTTRRRGSFEAGLLAAEAGEVDILVGTQMLAKGHTFPRLTLVGVLNADQGLKVADFRASERTFQLLTQVAGRAGRAELPGRVILQTYSPEHPAITFALAQDFEGFAASELPFREGLGYPPFTALTLYRAEADTLREAREALDTFRQRLSVPGLRVLGPLEAPVPRVRDRWRMHLLLKGTRGALGEVLNRHPLDPAGPLSLDRDPVQFG; encoded by the coding sequence ATGAACCTGGCCCCCACCCGCGTTCAGCTGAACCGGCCCCTACCGCCGCTCACCTACCTGGCACCAGAGGGCCTGCCGGCGGGAGTGCGGGTGCGGGTGCGGGTGCGGAACAGCCTGGCGGTGGGGCTGGCCATGGGGCCCGACCCGACCCCGCCTGCGGCCAAGCTGCGGCCCATCGAGGCCGTGCTGGATCCCTTCCCCCTGCTGCCGCCGAAGCTGCGGGAGCTCCAGGCCTTCGCCGCCCGCTACTACGGCTGCCTCGAGGCCCACTTGCTGCCGTTGAGCCTGCCCCAGGCCATGCTTCCGAATTGGGAAGCCGATGAGGATGGACAGCGGTTGTCGTTTCACCGCGAGCGGGGCGCCTGGCCGGTGTTGGCTGACCTGGGCGAGGCCTGGCACCGCGATCCGGGCATCCTGCCCACGCTGCTGCACCGGGCGGGTCTGCGCGGGGCGGGGTTCACAGAGGTCCGCCTCACGGGTGCGCCCCATCCGCCCCGGGTGACGCCGGCCCAGGCCAAAGTGCTGCTCGCCCTGGAGGAGGCGGGCGGTGCCTTGATGGAGCCCGACCTTCTGGAAGCCGCCGGCGTGGGCGCCACCGTCCTGGGCACCCTGGAGAAGCGGGGGCTCCTCGCCCGCATGAAGCGGGTGGACCTGCTGGGCCAGCGGCGCGAGGCGGGGGTGGACCGCACGGTCACGCTGAACGAGGAGCAGCAGGTGGCTCTGGAGGCCGTGGCGCTCGGGGCTTTCGGCGTCCACCTGCTCCACGGCGTGACGGGTTCCGGCAAGACCGAGGTCTATCTCGCCCTGGCGGAGCGGGTGCTGGCGGAGGGCCGACGCGTACTGTGGCTGGTGCCCGAGATCGGGCTCACGGCCCGGTTGCTGGACCGCCTGGAAGCCCGCTTTCCGGGTCGCATCGCCGTGGGCCACGCGGGCCTCAATGCGGGCGAGAAGCACGGGGATGTGGTGCGGCTGCTCTTCAACGGGGCCGACCTCTTCGTGGGCGTGCGGAACGCCGCGCTGGCGCCCTTGCGAGACATCGGCCTCATCATCGTCGACGAGGAGCACGAGGGCTCGTACAAGTCCGAGGAGCACCCCCGCATCCACGCCCGGGACCTGGCCATCAAGCGGGCCCAGCTCGAAGGCTGCCCCATCGTGCTGGGCAGCGCCACGCCGAGCCTCGAAAGCTGGCAGGCGGCCCAGAGCGGCCGGTATGGGCTGCTGCGGCTGCGGCAGCGCCCCGCGGGCATCACGCTGCCGACGGTGGAAATCGTCGATCTGCGCGATGTCTACCGGCAGTTGCGGCGGAAGGTGATCCTCGCGCCCCCCTTGATGCAGGCGCTCACCGAAACCGTGGCGAAGGGCGAACAGGCCCTGCTGCTGCTGAACCGGCGGGGTTACGAGAACTTCTGGATGTGCCGGGCCTGCGGCAAGACGCTGGGGTGCCCCCACTGCGCCATTTCGCTGACCTATCATCGGGGCGACTACCGTCTGCGCTGCCATCTCTGCGGCCATGAGACGGTGCCGCCCGAAGCCTGCCCCGACTGCGGCGCCGATCATCTGCGGGGCGTGGGCGAGGGCACGGAGCAGGTGGAGGAGCACCTGAACCAGCTCTTCCCCACCGCCCGCATCCTGCGGCTGGACCGGGACACCACGCGCCGCCGGGGTTCCTTTGAAGCGGGCCTGTTGGCCGCCGAGGCCGGAGAAGTGGACATCCTTGTGGGCACTCAGATGCTGGCCAAGGGCCACACCTTCCCACGGCTCACCCTCGTGGGCGTCCTCAACGCAGACCAGGGACTCAAGGTGGCCGATTTCAGGGCCTCCGAACGGACCTTCCAATTGCTCACCCAGGTGGCGGGCCGGGCCGGCCGCGCCGAGCTGCCCGGCCGAGTGATCCTCCAGACCTACTCACCCGAGCACCCGGCCATCACCTTCGCCCTGGCCCAGGATTTCGAGGGTTTCGCCGCGTCGGAACTGCCCTTTCGCGAAGGTCTGGGCTATCCGCCCTTCACGGCCCTCACCCTCTACCGGGCCGAGGCCGACACGCTCCGCGAGGCCCGCGAGGCCCTGGATACCTTCCGGCAGCGCCTGTCCGTGCCCGGCCTGCGGGTGCTGGGCCCCCTGGAGGCGCCCGTACCCCGCGTGCGCGACCGCTGGCGCATGCATCTGCTCCTCAAAGGCACCCGGGGTGCCCTGGGCGAAGTCCTGAACCGGCACCCCCTCGATCCCGCCGGCCCCCTCAGCCTGGACCGGGACCCCGTGCAATTCGGGTAG
- a CDS encoding pilus assembly FimT family protein: protein MASPHPSKGSSGYSMVEVLVVLAIIGVLSLAYASYRSDKNGPAVRGTINGIVSVLVDAKTLARGTGSTVTLTPSGTPPRAVLDYQSTSGSGAPGQYAHAADSNISRYCIVDLDGSSTAGSAAIASLKADLQSTKVNNTSIFGSTAWTQSLFDSSKPFFFNSNGTASADAFIAIVGSTEGVPLSDGPVGIILINASGNIYRYYRTNSSSAWVRL, encoded by the coding sequence ATGGCGTCCCCACACCCTTCCAAAGGCTCCTCCGGCTACTCGATGGTCGAGGTACTCGTCGTACTTGCCATCATCGGCGTCTTGAGCCTTGCGTATGCGTCCTACCGTTCGGACAAGAACGGTCCAGCCGTGCGGGGAACTATCAATGGGATCGTCAGCGTGCTCGTGGATGCCAAGACGCTGGCCCGAGGCACCGGCAGCACGGTGACCTTGACGCCTTCGGGCACGCCGCCCCGAGCTGTCCTTGACTACCAGTCGACATCCGGAAGCGGTGCCCCCGGGCAGTATGCGCATGCTGCGGACTCGAACATTTCGAGGTATTGCATCGTGGATCTGGATGGTTCGAGTACGGCCGGAAGCGCTGCCATCGCCAGCCTGAAGGCGGATCTCCAGAGCACGAAGGTCAACAACACGAGCATCTTCGGCAGCACGGCCTGGACCCAAAGCCTGTTCGATTCCTCGAAACCCTTCTTCTTCAACAGCAACGGGACGGCCAGCGCGGATGCCTTCATCGCCATCGTGGGTTCCACGGAGGGGGTGCCTCTGTCGGACGGTCCCGTGGGCATCATTTTGATCAATGCCTCTGGAAACATTTACCGCTACTACCGGACCAATTCCAGCTCTGCATGGGTGAGGTTATGA
- the pilV gene encoding type IV pilus modification protein PilV yields MNAAPSITPERRHPGGFSMVEFLVAAFILSIGLLGLITLQVAAVAQTAAGRGRTTAANIANQILQRAQMEGQHYYLAKYNSVAPTLPAVFTATPGTALANAPFGGFNVDGVQVTDAGGANLTNLATLVPDANKRAPIFTASWARRAYLGTAPASTTQTQEFVVNIAWVEGPQTKYLSMSRSIRY; encoded by the coding sequence ATGAACGCCGCTCCGAGCATCACTCCGGAACGCCGCCATCCCGGCGGCTTCAGCATGGTCGAATTTCTCGTGGCCGCCTTCATCCTCTCGATCGGGCTGCTGGGATTGATCACCCTCCAGGTCGCCGCCGTGGCTCAGACCGCGGCGGGGCGGGGGCGGACCACGGCGGCCAACATCGCGAATCAGATCCTTCAGCGGGCCCAGATGGAGGGTCAGCATTATTACCTCGCCAAGTACAACAGTGTGGCTCCCACCCTACCTGCGGTGTTCACAGCCACGCCTGGTACCGCCTTGGCCAATGCCCCCTTTGGCGGGTTCAATGTCGACGGTGTCCAGGTGACGGATGCCGGCGGCGCCAACCTGACCAACCTGGCCACCTTGGTGCCTGATGCCAACAAGCGCGCCCCCATCTTCACGGCCTCCTGGGCTCGCCGGGCCTATCTGGGAACGGCGCCCGCCAGTACGACCCAGACCCAGGAATTCGTGGTGAACATCGCCTGGGTGGAAGGGCCGCAGACCAAGTACCTCAGCATGAGCCGGAGCATCCGGTACTGA
- a CDS encoding PilW family protein, translated as MFTALLMAGMANVFKSSVHTFTAVNETMGAQRTNRWAMDQLSDDISQAGMVFPDRALPSFIISGSESLFSITPGAVVANVARVSDTNPAATEAEVVNADILQFFTDAPLPVSGFWAADTPGDNPNPGGTPSAAPASAAVDFKLGAPTDLKAGDVMVILDSGEYGNWEHPLISGGANPVVFETDATKIANYTATPISPGITLAHKKDVPVYFIRPAQLVRYAVVSVALDPANTAVRLPCLVRQQANYPTAGTVDWTTVPTQIIAENVEGFRVDLSFDGGTTWARTTGAPTTWAAIQANADAQLATKGLPGWTKVTDPSKPDWFRGITCLIRVDITTRAPIRREEYSPTLGTRAYRTRTQTLMISSRNFGVGK; from the coding sequence ATGTTCACGGCGCTTCTCATGGCTGGCATGGCGAATGTCTTCAAGTCATCCGTCCATACTTTCACGGCCGTCAACGAGACCATGGGCGCCCAGAGAACCAACCGCTGGGCCATGGATCAGCTTTCCGACGACATCTCCCAGGCCGGGATGGTGTTTCCAGATCGTGCGCTGCCCAGCTTCATCATCAGCGGGTCGGAAAGCCTGTTTTCCATCACTCCAGGCGCGGTGGTAGCCAATGTGGCGCGCGTCAGCGACACCAACCCCGCGGCCACCGAGGCGGAGGTCGTGAATGCAGACATCCTCCAATTCTTCACAGACGCACCGCTGCCCGTGAGCGGCTTTTGGGCCGCGGACACACCCGGTGACAACCCCAACCCCGGCGGCACCCCATCGGCGGCCCCGGCCAGCGCGGCCGTGGACTTCAAGCTCGGCGCTCCCACGGACCTCAAGGCCGGCGATGTGATGGTCATTCTGGACAGTGGCGAGTATGGGAACTGGGAGCATCCCCTGATCAGCGGAGGCGCCAATCCGGTGGTGTTCGAGACCGACGCCACCAAGATCGCCAACTACACCGCAACGCCCATCAGTCCTGGCATCACGCTGGCCCACAAGAAGGATGTTCCCGTGTATTTCATCCGTCCTGCCCAGCTCGTCCGCTACGCTGTCGTGTCGGTGGCCCTGGATCCCGCCAACACGGCGGTACGCCTGCCCTGTCTGGTGCGCCAGCAGGCGAACTACCCCACGGCCGGCACGGTGGACTGGACCACGGTGCCCACGCAGATCATCGCGGAGAATGTCGAGGGTTTCCGGGTCGACCTCAGCTTCGACGGCGGCACCACCTGGGCGCGGACGACGGGGGCGCCCACCACCTGGGCAGCCATCCAGGCCAATGCTGATGCCCAACTGGCCACCAAGGGACTTCCGGGCTGGACCAAGGTGACGGATCCTTCGAAACCGGACTGGTTCCGCGGGATCACATGCCTGATTCGCGTCGACATCACCACCCGGGCCCCGATCCGCCGCGAGGAATACAGCCCCACGCTCGGGACCCGCGCCTACCGCACTCGCACTCAGACCCTGATGATCTCCTCCAGGAATTTCGGCGTGGGCAAGTAA